The genomic region GGACAGGTCCAGATAGTCATAGCGCAGCGCGATGTTGATCTCATCCAGCAGCACCATGCGGATCGCCGGATCGCGGATCAGCTCCTTCGCCTTCTCCCACCCCGCCTTGGCCGCCGCGATGTCTCGGGCCTTGTCCTGGGTTTCCCAGGTGAACCCCTCACCCATCGCGTGGAACTGGCAGAGGTCGCTGAAGTGCGTGGTCAGCAACCGCCGCTCCCCGGTGTCCCATGCCCCCTTGATGAACTGCACCACCGCGCAGGGCATCCCATGCGCCACGCAGCGCAGGATCATCCCGAACCCGCTGGAGCTTTTGCCCTTCCCCGCCCCGGTGTGGACGATGATCATACCCTTCTCGCCCTCTTTCCCCGCCATGATCTTGTCCCGCGCGGCCTTCTTCTTCGCCATTTTCGAAGCGTGGCGGGCAAGGTCATCGGTTTCGGGTGTCGCAATGGTCTCGGTCATGGTCGGTCGTGTCCTTGACAATGGTCGGTCTATCGCCACAGGTGGACGGGCGCTGGTTCCTGTTTATGACAGGCGAAGAGGGAATGCGACAGGGGTGGAAATCCCAAGGCGCAGCCGCCCCCGCGACCGTGACCGGAGAGGTCTCCAATGCCACTGGCACAGGCCGGGAAGGCGGGGGGCCGCGGGGGAAACCCCGGATCCGCAAGCCGGGAGACCTGCCAGCGCGAAGGAAAACCGGCGGACGGGGTGTTCCGCGACCGGGTGATGGCGGGAAACCGCCCTCTCTGGCCCATGCCCCGATGCCATGAGGACAGGCGGCAATGGGCGCTACACTTTACGTCTGCACAACCTGCAAGGCCGGTGAGCCGGTGCCCGAGGGGGACCTTCCCCCCGGTGCGCAGCTGCATGCCGCGCTGATTGCCGAAGGCGTTCCCCCAGGCGTCCGCGTCGTCGGGGTGGAATGTCTGTCGGCCTGCAACACCGGCTGCGCCGTGTCGCTGACGAAGCCCGGCGGCTGGTCCTATGTCTATGGCCGCCTAACCCTTGACGACGTCCCCGCCATCCTTGAAGGCGCTGGAAAATACGCGGCCACGGCTGACGGCATCGTCCCCTGGCGCGACCGCCCGACCGTGTTCCGCAAGCAAAGCATCGCCCGTATCCCGCCGCTGACCCCCCTAGATGAGGCCGCCGAATGACCGATCTGACCAAAATCCCCGTGACCGTGATCACCGGCTTCCTTGGCGCGGGGAAAACCACCCTGATCCGCCACCTGATGCAGAACCCGCAAGGCAAGCGGCTGGCCATTCTGGTCAATGAGTTCGGTACCGTGGGCGTCGATGGCGATATCCTGAAATCCTGCGCCGATGACAATTGCCCGGTCGAGAACATCGTGGAACTGGCCAATGGCTGCATCTGCTGCACCGTCGCCGATGATTTCATCCCCACGATCGAGGCCCTGATGGCGATGCCTGTCCGCCCCGACCATATCCTGATCGAAACCTCTGGGCTTGCCTTGCCAAAGCCGCTTCTGAAGGCCTTTGACTGGCCCGCGATCCGCAGCCGCATCACGGTGGATGGCGTGATTGCCTTGGCCGATGCCGAGGCCGTCGCCG from Tabrizicola piscis harbors:
- a CDS encoding DUF1636 family protein, with amino-acid sequence MGATLYVCTTCKAGEPVPEGDLPPGAQLHAALIAEGVPPGVRVVGVECLSACNTGCAVSLTKPGGWSYVYGRLTLDDVPAILEGAGKYAATADGIVPWRDRPTVFRKQSIARIPPLTPLDEAAE
- the cobO gene encoding cob(I)yrinic acid a,c-diamide adenosyltransferase codes for the protein MTETIATPETDDLARHASKMAKKKAARDKIMAGKEGEKGMIIVHTGAGKGKSSSGFGMILRCVAHGMPCAVVQFIKGAWDTGERRLLTTHFSDLCQFHAMGEGFTWETQDKARDIAAAKAGWEKAKELIRDPAIRMVLLDEINIALRYDYLDLSEVLAFLAEEKPPLTHVVLTGRNAAEGLIEAADLVTEMTLIKHPFRSGIKAQVGVEF